A single genomic interval of Helicobacter jaachi harbors:
- the flgD gene encoding flagellar hook assembly protein FlgD, whose protein sequence is MAIDLAEVTGSAAKIAKEKEKVRNINELDNDAFMRLFLEQLKNQDPTAPMETDKIITQTAQLTQVEMQEQNKKTMVEVAEAMKSTQETNKELKEFQAQMKESLEALNQGMQDTAKSNVATAQLNALNTVSMIGKVAETDVFGVNVQKGKAVKFSIYFDEKIDPKKGEPTIYIFNSNNEMVKSISLKDRANERGYLEFNWDTLDNQGRQVDDGTYNIRAEYNLNEDTKQYHTARVGRGEVQSIIFDKGNPMLRMGDMILPLDSAIEFYNKDAGQ, encoded by the coding sequence ATGGCAATTGATTTAGCAGAAGTAACAGGCAGCGCGGCAAAAATCGCTAAGGAAAAAGAAAAAGTGCGCAACATAAATGAGCTAGATAATGACGCGTTTATGCGCCTATTTTTGGAGCAGCTCAAAAATCAAGACCCCACCGCGCCTATGGAGACGGATAAAATCATTACCCAAACTGCTCAACTCACGCAAGTAGAAATGCAAGAGCAAAATAAAAAGACTATGGTTGAAGTGGCTGAAGCGATGAAAAGCACGCAAGAAACCAATAAAGAGCTTAAAGAATTTCAAGCCCAAATGAAAGAATCACTTGAAGCACTCAATCAAGGTATGCAAGATACAGCTAAATCTAATGTCGCCACTGCGCAACTTAATGCGCTAAATACGGTGTCCATGATAGGCAAAGTGGCTGAAACAGATGTTTTTGGTGTGAATGTGCAGAAGGGCAAGGCAGTAAAATTCTCTATCTATTTTGATGAAAAAATAGACCCCAAAAAGGGCGAACCTACCATTTATATTTTTAATAGCAATAATGAAATGGTAAAGAGTATATCGCTAAAAGATAGGGCAAATGAGCGCGGGTATTTGGAATTTAACTGGGATACGCTTGATAATCAAGGGCGGCAGGTCGATGATGGCACATATAACATTCGCGCAGAATATAATTTAAATGAAGATACAAAGCAATATCACACAGCGCGCGTTGGGCGTGGCGAGGTGCAGAGCATTATTTTTGATAAAGGCAATCCTATGCTAAGAATGGGCGATATGATTTTGCCCCTTGATAGTGCTATTGAGTTTTACAATAAGGACGCGGGGCAATGA
- a CDS encoding flagellar hook-basal body complex protein, which produces MNDTLINSYSGIKTHQFGLDSISNNIANVNTIGYRENIPQFESLFSTNMDSLNADSPINNDMNYGATKSSNAISTRSGSYKASDGEFNVAYEGKGWFIVGEQKSGSFEIKDDGYEKKQRNYFTRDGSFLRDGEGYIVNTSGYYMYGVDLGKIENGIYTSSKSEEADFEALATGKLQPMQIPQNLYYRPVLTTKLDMSVNLNKNENATSVRAFFNDNNGEFDIERFMNTDINAFATDDVPLNAPSYNEVRLILDKDGKKETLTFKYGQGGAEAGEFRTFNDLKNLLRDKVGLDLEVNKAADGKVGEKVSLELKNNSYKNLNLELGGSLFEKLGLKGKNDSFSSGVGANFNANRAYEKNAIVQYKGVVFIRTGELGKSEDPFNDKENWRILDTGAIAQWSDNATYLEGDVVADNGKIYRRTTQAGNNPIAEGNWEELGNIESALPPAFTQGTTYQVDDIVSYEGNLYRKIVGSGSSNPKADSVGWKPIRGDSFHSGFIQMPSYQTNAEIYDESGKKFLIQSHYFMVSSGNTESNPPTNEVWEVRSAVFDQHGEIMISPDYVVHNISFDEQGKPTAEPVTLEFGNNKVQYNLAGAKDTQSSNFVYRDSGILNKEQDGRAEGHLRDVRIDKDGIIFLAFDNGAYEPMGRVGIAAFVNDQGLRKVGGNLFEMTEMVVNGDASTISGRPILGWEGLNLKFGSVLYKHLETSNVDVGNALTELIVMQRGYSMNAKAFTTGDELVKEALNLKR; this is translated from the coding sequence ATGAATGATACTTTGATTAATTCATACAGCGGCATTAAAACACATCAATTTGGGCTAGATTCTATCTCAAATAATATTGCCAATGTCAATACTATCGGCTATAGAGAGAATATCCCACAATTTGAAAGCCTCTTTAGCACCAACATGGATTCGCTTAATGCCGATTCGCCTATTAATAATGATATGAATTATGGCGCGACTAAATCAAGTAATGCCATATCCACACGCAGCGGGAGCTACAAAGCAAGCGATGGGGAATTTAATGTCGCCTATGAGGGCAAGGGCTGGTTTATTGTAGGCGAGCAAAAAAGCGGCTCTTTTGAGATTAAAGATGATGGCTATGAAAAAAAGCAGAGGAATTATTTCACGCGCGATGGCTCGTTTTTGCGCGATGGCGAGGGCTATATCGTTAATACAAGTGGATATTATATGTATGGCGTGGATTTGGGCAAAATTGAAAATGGCATTTACACTTCAAGTAAAAGCGAGGAGGCAGACTTTGAAGCGCTAGCTACTGGTAAATTACAACCCATGCAAATCCCGCAAAATCTCTATTATCGCCCTGTGCTTACCACAAAGCTTGATATGAGCGTAAATCTTAATAAAAATGAGAATGCCACTTCGGTGCGCGCGTTTTTTAATGACAATAATGGCGAGTTTGATATTGAGCGATTTATGAATACAGATATTAATGCCTTTGCAACCGATGATGTGCCGCTTAATGCGCCAAGCTACAATGAAGTGCGCTTAATTCTTGATAAAGATGGCAAGAAAGAAACGCTTACTTTTAAATATGGGCAAGGTGGGGCTGAAGCGGGAGAATTCCGCACATTTAATGATTTAAAAAATCTTTTGCGCGATAAAGTGGGATTAGATTTAGAAGTAAATAAAGCCGCAGATGGCAAGGTGGGGGAAAAAGTAAGCTTAGAGCTAAAAAATAATTCATATAAAAATCTAAATCTTGAGCTTGGCGGGAGCTTATTTGAAAAGCTAGGCTTAAAGGGTAAAAATGATAGCTTTAGCAGCGGTGTGGGCGCAAACTTTAATGCCAATAGAGCGTATGAGAAAAATGCCATTGTGCAGTATAAAGGCGTGGTGTTTATCCGCACAGGCGAGCTAGGCAAAAGCGAAGACCCCTTTAATGATAAAGAGAATTGGCGTATTTTGGACACAGGCGCTATCGCGCAGTGGAGCGATAATGCGACATATTTAGAGGGCGATGTGGTGGCTGATAATGGCAAAATCTATCGCCGCACCACTCAAGCGGGGAATAATCCCATAGCAGAGGGTAATTGGGAGGAGCTAGGGAATATAGAATCTGCTCTACCGCCTGCATTCACGCAAGGCACGACTTATCAAGTTGATGATATTGTGAGTTATGAGGGGAATTTGTATCGTAAAATAGTCGGTAGCGGCTCAAGTAATCCTAAAGCAGATTCTGTAGGCTGGAAGCCCATACGCGGCGATAGTTTTCACAGCGGCTTTATACAAATGCCAAGCTATCAAACTAATGCCGAAATTTATGATGAAAGCGGCAAAAAATTCCTTATCCAAAGCCATTATTTTATGGTTTCATCTGGCAATACAGAATCTAATCCCCCCACAAACGAAGTGTGGGAGGTGCGCTCTGCGGTGTTTGACCAGCACGGGGAGATTATGATAAGCCCTGATTATGTGGTGCATAATATATCTTTTGATGAGCAGGGCAAGCCCACAGCAGAGCCAGTAACGCTTGAATTTGGCAATAACAAAGTGCAGTATAACCTAGCAGGTGCCAAAGATACGCAAAGTTCAAATTTTGTCTATCGAGATTCTGGGATTTTGAATAAAGAGCAAGATGGCAGAGCGGAGGGACATTTGCGCGATGTGCGCATCGATAAAGATGGCATTATTTTTCTTGCTTTTGATAATGGTGCGTATGAGCCTATGGGGCGCGTGGGGATTGCGGCGTTTGTGAATGACCAAGGCTTAAGGAAAGTGGGAGGCAATCTCTTTGAGATGACCGAAATGGTAGTAAATGGTGATGCAAGCACCATTAGCGGGCGTCCAATTTTGGGCTGGGAGGGCTTAAATCTCAAATTTGGCTCTGTGCTGTATAAACACCTTGAGACAAGCAATGTCGATGTGGGCAATGCTCTCACTGAACTAATCGTGATGCAGCGCGGCTACTCAATGAATGCAAAGGCTTTCACCACAGGCGATGAGCTAGTAAAAGAAGCGCTAAACCTTAAACGCTAG
- a CDS encoding TonB-dependent receptor domain-containing protein: MSVVSPQEIQTRPVRDLAEALSNVPGVSIDSGVTKTGGYGISIRGMGSGYTLILVDGKRINGDSELFPNAFSDSVTSFMPPMSAIERIEVIRGPASTLYGSDAIGGVVNIITKKSFDKWGASIGYDYTMQENKSFGNTQGFNFYTTGPLNEAKNIGLALRGRIYTRDFVPSTSLAKYPDVNNQGQSITATAGRSNLVGLAPANIFNIGSRLTWHSLANIGNQPKHNAYFDIDYAQQNYDNSQALLGNYGNNAADTTEELKQARNGYGASMDISRLNTILAYNGTYIDNPNALLSRLKFDTSLQYNITANPHRYVPTGTFSASAPTIDGLRTGNGVKAGDSRELRGEDIILDAKSNMLFNVASWFGVNTTLGARYWYNTFHDKLFQAAGGKATQEQHIGALFGEAEFMFIDKIFLTTGLRGNFNSIFGANASPRIYLAYNAIDEWLTFKGGVSTGYKTPSLSRLVSGVANLSGQGTTHTYGNPNLKPESSINYEFSAISDNEYLNISLTGFYTDFTNKIDNTGSVQNGQTINGFICGGTTCSAYVNVDKAKSYGAEVALGIKPISVGYGDVGLNAAYTYTKTEITKSGNVANVGTRLTNVPLHNLNASLNYDTRSFGFYIREEYKAGIYRGDPSVPNTMAATLGEFYKPIYLTHLGAYFKPLEHLRLNLAIYNLFDVDFVDYQRYTTNNALGYDYANAYNYIREGRRYYMSIQMEF, from the coding sequence ATCTCTGTCGTCTCTCCGCAAGAAATCCAAACTCGCCCTGTGCGAGACCTAGCTGAAGCCCTTAGCAATGTGCCGGGCGTAAGTATCGATAGTGGCGTGACAAAGACAGGCGGCTATGGTATTTCTATCCGCGGTATGGGCAGTGGCTATACGCTTATCCTTGTCGATGGCAAACGCATTAATGGCGACTCTGAGCTGTTCCCAAATGCCTTTAGTGATAGTGTTACTAGCTTTATGCCGCCTATGAGTGCCATTGAGCGAATAGAAGTCATACGCGGTCCTGCCTCTACGCTCTATGGAAGTGATGCGATTGGTGGCGTGGTAAATATTATCACTAAAAAAAGCTTTGATAAATGGGGCGCGAGTATAGGTTATGATTACACCATGCAAGAAAATAAATCCTTTGGAAATACGCAAGGCTTTAATTTCTATACCACAGGTCCATTAAATGAGGCAAAAAATATTGGGCTTGCGCTAAGGGGTAGAATCTATACGCGTGATTTTGTCCCTAGCACAAGTCTTGCCAAGTATCCAGATGTTAATAATCAAGGACAATCTATCACTGCAACAGCGGGACGGAGTAACCTAGTAGGGCTAGCTCCTGCAAATATCTTTAATATCGGCTCAAGGCTCACTTGGCATTCACTTGCAAATATTGGCAATCAACCAAAACATAACGCATATTTTGACATAGACTATGCTCAGCAAAACTATGATAATTCACAAGCCCTGCTTGGTAACTATGGGAATAATGCAGCCGATACGACAGAGGAGCTAAAACAAGCAAGAAATGGCTATGGAGCAAGTATGGATATATCACGCCTTAATACGATACTCGCCTACAATGGCACATATATTGATAATCCAAATGCCCTACTCTCACGCCTTAAATTTGATACAAGCCTGCAATATAATATCACCGCTAATCCGCACAGATATGTGCCAACAGGCACTTTTTCGGCCTCTGCGCCTACTATTGATGGACTAAGGACAGGAAATGGCGTAAAAGCGGGTGATAGCCGTGAATTAAGAGGGGAGGATATTATCCTTGATGCAAAAAGCAATATGCTTTTTAATGTAGCTTCGTGGTTTGGGGTAAATACTACGCTTGGCGCGCGCTATTGGTATAATACTTTTCATGATAAACTTTTTCAAGCAGCAGGTGGCAAAGCTACCCAAGAGCAGCACATCGGCGCACTTTTTGGTGAAGCGGAGTTTATGTTTATTGATAAAATCTTTCTTACCACAGGCTTAAGAGGGAATTTTAACTCCATATTTGGCGCAAATGCCTCTCCTAGAATCTATCTAGCATATAATGCTATTGATGAGTGGCTCACTTTTAAGGGAGGTGTATCTACAGGGTATAAAACTCCCTCTCTCTCACGCCTTGTTAGTGGCGTGGCAAATTTAAGCGGACAAGGTACGACACACACTTATGGTAATCCAAACCTAAAGCCAGAATCTAGCATTAATTATGAATTCTCCGCAATAAGTGATAATGAATATCTTAATATATCTCTTACCGGGTTCTATACGGATTTTACAAATAAAATTGATAACACCGGCAGTGTGCAAAATGGACAAACTATAAATGGCTTTATATGTGGTGGCACTACATGCTCTGCGTATGTGAATGTAGATAAGGCAAAAAGCTATGGTGCGGAGGTGGCTTTAGGGATTAAGCCTATATCAGTAGGCTATGGTGATGTAGGTTTAAATGCTGCTTATACCTATACAAAAACAGAAATTACAAAATCAGGTAATGTAGCAAATGTAGGCACAAGACTTACAAATGTGCCGCTACACAATCTTAATGCCTCGCTTAATTATGATACGCGCTCTTTTGGATTCTATATTAGAGAAGAATATAAAGCGGGCATTTATAGAGGTGACCCAAGTGTGCCAAATACCATGGCTGCAACGCTTGGAGAATTTTATAAGCCAATTTATCTCACGCATCTTGGCGCATACTTTAAACCTTTGGAGCATTTAAGGCTTAATCTAGCAATATATAATCTTTTTGATGTAGATTTTGTAGATTATCAGCGCTACACTACGAATAATGCTTTAGGGTATGACTATGCAAATGCTTATAACTATATCCGCGAGGGGCGCCGCTACTATATGTCTATCCAAATGGAGTTTTAA
- a CDS encoding YebC/PmpR family DNA-binding transcriptional regulator encodes MGRAFEYRRAAKEKRWDKMSKVFPKLAKSITVAAKEGGSDPNMNAKLRTAIANAKAQNMPKDNIDAAIKRASGKDGTFSEVTYEGKAANGVLIFIECTTDNPTRTIANIKSYFNKTPNASILTNGSIDFMFMRKSVFEFRTDGDLEELELTLIDYGLEEMQSAQDDEGVYHIAYGDYKDFGRLNEGFEALQIPLLKAALQRIPTSPITLSEEQMQDIEKLLDRIEDDDDVQAVYTNIE; translated from the coding sequence ATGGGACGAGCATTTGAGTATCGCCGTGCCGCCAAAGAAAAACGATGGGACAAAATGAGCAAGGTTTTCCCAAAGCTTGCTAAAAGTATCACTGTAGCAGCCAAAGAGGGTGGCAGCGACCCCAATATGAATGCCAAACTGCGCACAGCCATTGCTAATGCCAAAGCGCAAAATATGCCAAAGGATAATATCGATGCCGCCATTAAGCGCGCAAGCGGCAAAGATGGCACTTTTAGCGAAGTAACTTATGAGGGCAAGGCAGCAAATGGCGTGCTTATTTTTATTGAATGCACCACAGACAACCCCACGCGCACCATTGCCAATATCAAAAGCTATTTTAATAAAACGCCTAATGCTAGCATTCTCACCAATGGTTCCATTGATTTTATGTTTATGCGCAAAAGCGTGTTTGAGTTCCGCACTGATGGCGATTTAGAGGAGCTAGAGCTCACACTTATTGATTATGGGCTAGAGGAGATGCAAAGCGCGCAAGATGATGAGGGCGTGTATCATATAGCCTATGGGGATTATAAGGACTTTGGGCGATTAAATGAGGGCTTTGAGGCGCTGCAAATTCCGCTTTTAAAAGCAGCCCTGCAGAGAATCCCAACTTCCCCTATAACGCTTAGCGAAGAGCAAATGCAAGATATTGAAAAGCTCCTTGATAGAATCGAAGATGATGATGATGTGCAAGCTGTTTATACAAACATCGAGTAA
- a CDS encoding DUF7494 domain-containing protein, whose translation MRTLIIALCLPFYAFALDVTINYGKELKEHFSVLNIAHKEPLECAENRDTQNVVKYVVCSIERTPIASFSPTETLFFRFWSRVIDGRFYLYIEPKHKIKLFSTPHDLKGTTTITKEQPKQSLSWQVIGYKNEIPFLNEHAYQNKPNGINFPIKIIKNKDLFFNDLDINRGPLHYEEGEDFAVYTQIKTLMQNQAYIEAVKAIDETLIAYPKSIFTKDLLLFRLRALEHFDSVENSDMIVDMGTKWIKKYPTDSNVPEVLYYLGNAYADMRIPEEAKYYFDRTISEYPKSRYMPLAKMALAKNFHTGADASVASKLFAQAYQEAPDLDSASAIAIEWSKVRLQNHDKAQAQKLMETMFKVNPSYITKYPIKNYDFLKLLAEEGLYLIAAQLGEYLYNNLLSDDISKEDLLNNVSLWYQAANAPHDAHRINKVFLQDFEHRPKADEIKDRDDKLLFALAQDESADSKIQKYDYIIEHYTNSPEQEKALELKAQTLFDEGKYTEVIALKDYLKHSPIIPKAYAAALHKNIIDKDCKAASSTYLAYTQVEVEANDKMPLFDCLYSLALNSQAAQVSQNMAENAKDLPQKLEWLYRDSLNAAKLGDNKGAARAGRDALELAKSLKSRSHYDVGFTLFNALNQLDDKEGTLKAYAFLKENEPNNPQMLSVNLTLLKSAELQKDELGIEIYAKDILRLQGITGNSADSPYVDFALIQSYIRTQRTNEALSLLDDLLQKDINDDNKQKALYLKGSLLKSTQQDATPAFEQCRLIAHEGAWKNLCVQALGIIQGNQ comes from the coding sequence GTGCGAACATTGATTATAGCCCTGTGCTTGCCTTTTTATGCCTTTGCCCTTGATGTAACTATAAACTATGGCAAAGAGTTAAAAGAGCATTTTTCTGTGCTAAATATCGCCCACAAAGAGCCACTAGAATGCGCTGAAAACCGCGACACGCAAAATGTAGTCAAATATGTGGTTTGCTCCATTGAGCGCACGCCTATTGCGAGCTTTTCGCCTACAGAAACACTATTTTTTCGCTTTTGGAGTCGTGTAATTGATGGCAGATTCTATCTTTATATCGAACCAAAGCATAAAATTAAGCTTTTTTCCACGCCGCATGATTTAAAAGGCACGACTACCATTACCAAAGAACAGCCAAAGCAAAGCCTTTCATGGCAAGTCATTGGCTATAAAAATGAAATCCCTTTCCTTAATGAACACGCCTATCAAAACAAGCCAAATGGCATTAATTTCCCCATAAAAATCATCAAAAATAAGGATTTATTTTTTAATGATTTAGATATTAATCGAGGACCGCTGCATTATGAGGAGGGCGAGGACTTTGCGGTATATACGCAGATTAAGACACTTATGCAAAATCAAGCTTATATCGAGGCGGTTAAAGCCATTGATGAGACGCTTATTGCCTATCCTAAGAGTATTTTTACTAAAGATTTGCTGCTATTTAGACTGCGCGCGCTAGAGCATTTTGATTCTGTAGAGAATAGCGATATGATAGTGGATATGGGGACTAAGTGGATTAAAAAATATCCCACAGATTCTAATGTGCCAGAGGTGCTTTACTATCTTGGCAACGCCTATGCGGATATGCGCATTCCAGAGGAGGCAAAATATTATTTTGATAGAACTATTAGCGAATATCCTAAATCGCGCTATATGCCGCTTGCCAAAATGGCATTAGCCAAAAATTTCCACACCGGTGCGGACGCGAGTGTCGCCTCAAAGCTCTTTGCGCAAGCCTATCAAGAAGCTCCGGATTTAGATAGTGCGAGTGCTATTGCCATTGAGTGGAGCAAGGTAAGGCTACAAAACCACGATAAAGCACAAGCCCAAAAGCTTATGGAGACGATGTTTAAGGTAAATCCTAGCTACATTACCAAATATCCTATTAAAAATTATGATTTTTTAAAGCTTCTAGCAGAAGAGGGGCTTTACCTCATCGCCGCGCAGCTTGGTGAGTATCTTTACAATAACCTTTTAAGCGATGATATTTCTAAGGAGGATTTGCTCAATAATGTAAGTCTATGGTATCAAGCCGCTAACGCACCGCACGATGCGCATAGGATTAATAAAGTATTTTTGCAAGATTTTGAGCATCGCCCAAAGGCTGATGAGATAAAAGATAGAGATGATAAACTGCTTTTTGCCCTAGCTCAAGATGAGAGCGCAGATTCTAAAATCCAAAAATATGATTATATCATTGAGCATTACACCAACTCGCCAGAGCAGGAAAAAGCCCTTGAGCTAAAGGCACAAACGCTCTTTGATGAAGGCAAATACACAGAAGTCATAGCCCTAAAAGACTACCTTAAGCACTCGCCTATTATCCCCAAAGCCTATGCTGCGGCTTTGCATAAAAATATCATAGATAAAGACTGCAAGGCAGCTTCAAGCACTTATCTTGCTTACACACAAGTAGAAGTAGAGGCAAATGATAAAATGCCCCTTTTTGACTGCCTCTATTCTCTAGCGCTAAACTCGCAAGCCGCACAGGTCTCGCAGAATATGGCTGAAAATGCCAAAGATTTGCCCCAAAAGCTTGAGTGGCTCTACCGCGATAGCCTAAATGCCGCCAAACTTGGCGATAACAAAGGTGCTGCACGCGCAGGGAGGGACGCGCTGGAGCTGGCTAAAAGCCTAAAAAGCCGCTCGCACTATGATGTGGGCTTTACACTCTTTAATGCGCTTAATCAACTTGATGACAAAGAGGGCACGCTCAAAGCCTATGCATTTTTAAAGGAGAATGAGCCAAATAATCCCCAAATGCTAAGCGTTAATCTCACGCTTTTAAAAAGTGCTGAATTACAAAAAGATGAACTAGGCATTGAAATCTATGCTAAAGATATTTTGCGCCTGCAGGGCATTACAGGCAATAGCGCGGATTCTCCATATGTGGATTTTGCGCTCATTCAAAGCTACATTCGCACACAGCGCACTAATGAGGCTTTGAGCCTACTTGATGATTTATTGCAAAAAGATATAAATGATGATAATAAGCAAAAAGCCCTCTATCTCAAAGGCTCGCTGCTTAAAAGCACGCAGCAAGACGCCACGCCTGCCTTTGAGCAATGCCGATTAATCGCACATGAGGGGGCGTGGAAAAATCTTTGCGTGCAGGCTTTGGGCATTATTCAGGGCAATCAATAG
- a CDS encoding HesA/MoeB/ThiF family protein, which yields MYNFTQEQLRRYARHFSLKECGFKGQEKIIESKVLVIGAGGLGSPVALYLAAAGVGEIGIIDDDSIDLSNLQRQILHTTQEIGTPKIESAHKKLSALNPHITITPYHTRLTASNALEIFARYDVIVDGVDNFATKFLINDACVLLEKPYSYGGILRFAGQSMSIKPKQSACYACVFNAPPPEGSVPNCAQAGVFGAVAGMLGTIQAAEVLKIITGIGTPLYNELLSFDALEMNFRKIALKQNPQCRVCGKNGITTLQDYTPTHCAML from the coding sequence ATGTATAACTTCACTCAAGAGCAGTTAAGGCGATACGCGCGGCATTTTAGCCTAAAAGAATGTGGCTTTAAGGGGCAGGAGAAAATTATAGAATCTAAAGTGCTTGTCATCGGTGCAGGTGGGCTTGGCTCACCTGTGGCGCTTTATTTGGCAGCGGCTGGCGTGGGGGAGATTGGCATTATTGATGATGATAGCATAGATTTAAGCAATTTGCAGCGCCAAATCCTGCACACTACGCAAGAAATTGGCACGCCAAAGATAGAATCTGCGCATAAAAAACTAAGTGCACTCAATCCACATATCACCATAACGCCCTACCACACGAGGCTAACTGCGAGTAATGCGCTAGAGATTTTTGCGCGATATGATGTAATTGTCGATGGGGTGGATAATTTTGCCACAAAGTTTCTCATAAACGACGCGTGCGTACTGCTTGAGAAGCCTTATAGTTATGGGGGGATTTTGCGCTTTGCAGGGCAGAGCATGAGCATTAAGCCAAAGCAAAGCGCGTGCTATGCGTGCGTTTTTAATGCTCCTCCGCCTGAAGGAAGTGTGCCAAACTGCGCGCAAGCGGGGGTTTTTGGCGCGGTGGCTGGTATGCTAGGCACTATTCAAGCCGCTGAAGTGCTAAAAATTATTACCGGCATTGGCACGCCTTTGTATAATGAGCTTTTAAGCTTTGATGCGTTGGAGATGAATTTTCGCAAAATTGCCTTAAAGCAAAATCCGCAATGCCGCGTTTGTGGCAAAAATGGCATTACGACTTTGCAAGATTACACGCCCACACACTGCGCGATGCTGTAG
- the glf gene encoding UDP-galactopyranose mutase, whose amino-acid sequence MRNLIVGAGLSGLTLAERLANVKGERVVVIDRRNHIGGNVYDYDEGGILVHKYGTHIFHTNDLRVWQYVNGFARFYPYMHQVKALIDGQFVPVPFNLNSLYMLFPTQMAQNIESSLLKHYQYGQKVSILELKKVKELAFLSEFIYEKVFLHYTLKQWQCTPEELSESVFKRVPIYVSKDNSYFQDRFQGIPLEGYSKMCQNMCASELIELELGCDFKDLESSFVKGFDRIFYSGGIDEYFDYALGELPYRSLEFDFVRFEREYFQSGAVINYPNNYDYTRIGEYKYFLDAKTPHTIVSFEYPKAWARGLERYYPVPNAHTSALYEAYTKKAREQDARVHFIGRLGEYAYYDMDKVIARALDIFAQL is encoded by the coding sequence GTGAGAAATCTAATCGTTGGAGCGGGGTTAAGCGGGCTGACATTAGCCGAGCGGCTAGCAAATGTAAAGGGCGAGCGCGTGGTGGTTATCGATAGGCGTAATCACATCGGTGGGAATGTGTATGATTATGATGAGGGCGGCATTTTGGTGCATAAGTATGGCACGCATATCTTTCACACAAATGATTTAAGGGTATGGCAGTATGTCAATGGCTTTGCGCGCTTTTATCCTTATATGCACCAAGTCAAAGCCCTAATTGATGGGCAGTTCGTGCCTGTGCCTTTTAATCTTAACTCCTTATATATGCTTTTCCCCACACAAATGGCGCAAAATATAGAATCTAGCCTGCTTAAACACTACCAATATGGGCAAAAAGTGTCAATTTTAGAGCTTAAAAAAGTCAAAGAATTAGCATTTTTGAGCGAGTTTATTTATGAAAAAGTCTTTTTGCATTACACGCTTAAGCAGTGGCAATGCACGCCTGAAGAGTTGAGTGAAAGCGTATTCAAGCGCGTCCCTATTTATGTGAGCAAAGATAATAGCTATTTTCAAGATAGATTTCAGGGCATTCCGCTTGAGGGCTATAGCAAGATGTGCCAAAATATGTGCGCGAGCGAGCTTATAGAGCTGGAGCTAGGCTGTGATTTTAAGGATTTAGAATCTAGCTTTGTAAAAGGCTTTGATAGGATTTTTTATAGTGGTGGGATTGATGAGTATTTTGACTATGCGTTGGGCGAGCTGCCCTATCGAAGCTTGGAATTTGACTTTGTGCGCTTTGAAAGGGAGTATTTCCAAAGTGGGGCGGTGATTAATTATCCAAACAACTACGACTACACGCGCATAGGCGAATATAAATATTTTTTAGACGCTAAAACGCCTCATACGATTGTAAGCTTTGAGTATCCTAAGGCGTGGGCTAGGGGATTAGAGCGATACTATCCTGTGCCAAACGCTCACACTAGCGCGCTGTATGAGGCATACACCAAAAAGGCGCGCGAGCAAGATGCTAGGGTGCATTTTATTGGGCGGCTAGGGGAGTATGCTTACTATGATATGGATAAGGTTATCGCTAGGGCGCTAGATATTTTTGCGCAACTTTAG